Part of the Persephonella hydrogeniphila genome is shown below.
TGTCAAAAATCTGGGAGGTGAAAGATTTAGAGGATATTAGAAAATTTTTTTTGATTTCTTTAGTAACAGCTATATATATTACTCCATATATAGATAAAAATATAGAAAATGTTAGGAACATTATGCTTGCTGTAATTAATGATCTCAGATTTCTAATAGGAAGACCAAACAGCATACTAACCTCTATGTATATTACATATTATTAATACATATTCTAAAATTAGAATAATTCATATATTCTTAAATAGCAATCCTCTTATAAGCCTCTATAATTCTGCTTATTTCTGGAGCAGAAAGGTTTTTCAGTTCTTCTTCAGTTCTTACTGTTTTATTGAGAATCTGTTTAACCATTTTTGGATAATCGATATTAGTTTTCTTCGCAAGTGTCTTCACGTACTCTATCTGTTTTTCTGTTGCTGTAAGATTCCTTGGTTCAGGAGCTACATGTTTAACCCCCTTAAACTCAAGCTCTCCCCTGTATGCCTTGCTTCCTATTGAGTAAAGAGATAAACATTTTCCTATTGCATCTGTTATAGCCCCCTTTACAGCATCAGCAGGTGTGACATTCTCACCTCCTCCTATCTGAACTTTTTTAATC
Proteins encoded:
- a CDS encoding Rad52/Rad22 family DNA repair protein, with the protein product MERLTPEEKQKLDKQLKEVAKRVNEILDSYGEKALQEVPARGRKLIGYIPQFLIDALNSVTTLWSYDYRLISLEEKEVLRKSGNKEKVYQATVEVSLWILDDRIKKVQIGGGENVTPADAVKGAITDAIGKCLSLYSIGSKAYRGELEFKGVKHVAPEPRNLTATEKQIEYVKTLAKKTNIDYPKMVKQILNKTVRTEEELKNLSAPEISRIIEAYKRIAI